A stretch of DNA from Ailuropoda melanoleuca isolate Jingjing chromosome X, ASM200744v2, whole genome shotgun sequence:
GCTGGTTTTTCAATATTCCAGAAGCCGTGCCTGTTATCTCTTCCACTTTGAGCAAATGATACATGCTTTCCATTACATAAGTACCGCTTGAGGCTCTAAAACAGTAAGGATCCGGGCGCGTaggggtggctcaggtcatgatcccagtgtcctcggatcaagtcccgcgtctggcttcttgctcagctaggggtctgcttctccctctgccgccccccccccgctctttcgctctctctcagataaataaaatcttaaaaaaataaaacagtaaggaTCTGTTACgtaggaaggaaataaatctgGAAATATGCATTTTGCAGTCTTGGCTGTTTGCCAAGCTCTCCTAAGAGCCTGGAGAGGCAGTTTGAAAATTCATTCTACTAAAATAATAGTGaagcaaaggtttttttttaatgattttttattatattatgttagtcaccatacagtacatccccgattccgatgtaaagttcgatgagtAAAGCAAAGTTTTAATGTCATTCTGCTCAAAAACCTTTGCCTCTACGAAAAAAGTGGCCCTCCATTATCCTTTTCTAGTTTTATCCCTATTACTTACCTATACATACCTCGTCCTTCAGCCAAACATAATTGGTTTTCTAATACACTGGGCTTTTTTTTCCTCCgctttttttcagatttccctTTCCTACATCTACATAACCAAATTCTACCTGCTGTTCAGAATACTTAGCTAATATTCTACTTTTTTGTATCACAGTGATTTGTGTATACATGTCTCATGTCCTCCTCTAAGTTGGAGGTTACTTGAAGGCAGGGTCTGTGTGTTACACATTTTCATGTGCCCCATTTCTCTAGCATTGTGTTGTATTCATtagcaattatttatttttaaaaaattttttttatttatttgagagcgagccgAAAGAGAGGGGGAatcatgagccagggggaggggcagagggagaagctgactccccactgagcaggaagccctaccCAGAACTGGaacccaggactctaggatcatgacttgagctgaaggcagacacttaactgactgagccacccaggtgccctcattagtaattaaaaaaaaaaaatcaacatttctctagtttttggagggtttttttgggTAATTTTAAGGTCATAAACATTTAGTATGCtttaatttgaaattcattttgagtttaccCTTTTATGTTGTAAGTTGCTGAGCACGGCAGAGTAAACTAGTGAAAATTTGAGTCCTAAATACTCAAATTAATGAATAGGAGCCAAGTTCCAGAGGTTTGTAGTGAATGTTACTGACATCACCTGTTCTGTTTtatcccccaagattttattatgaaaactttcagacatagagaaaatttggaagaagtgTATGATAAACACACATACTGCACTGGATAGATACaattaacattttgatatatttgttttctcacatATCTATACATCTGTCAAATTATTTGTGATGCATTTAAAGTATACTACTACGCTTTTAGCTACAATATGTTTTAACATTGTTTTGAACCACAAAGTACTATAAACTTAATATCCTTTGCTTTCCTGATTagcaataaaaattacatgttcttttttccttataagtGATAGATACGcttctgtattcctttttttttttttttaagtacaaagcATTCCACAAACAATGGCAAGGCAGAGCCACCAGAAAAGGACGCCTGATTTCCATGACAAATATGGTAATGCCGTATTAGCTAGTGGAGCCACTTTCTGTATTGCTGTATGGGCATATGTAAGTACTGTTGATTGATAATTTTCTATATTAGATGTTTTTCATtcctatttattttgtgtattcaaAATGCTTTCACAGAGTAGTATACATTTCTAGTTAGGAGGGACACCGGAAATTTTCTGATATAATTACCTACCCAGTGCAAGAATCTCTCCATAGCATTAAGCATTCATATTCTacccatcattttcttttttctttcttttttttttaaagtaatctgtacacccagcatggggtttgaactcaaaACAGTGAAATCAGGAGTTACAATgccccaccgactgagccagccaggtgcactaCCCATCATTTTCTTGCAACAAGAAATTCTGATCCCATTTCCATGTATCAACCATTAGATACTAGAAACCAAAGATACTAGAAAAATTAGATAACAGTCTCCTTAATCTTCTCTTTCAGATTAAACATCCTTAGTTCTGTTAATCActttttgttaatggtttccagGGTTTTCACCATCTTGGGTCACCTTCCTTCACTTAGTCAGTTTCTCTTCTAAAATTCTGTCCCCAGAACTGAGTACAACATTTCTGATGGATGAGATGTACAGTGACTTGCtttgattattttagttttttacatCTTACATTTAACAATCTTCTTAGCAGTTGATGTATTTATTGGTTAAAAGTAGGATAAATGTataagttttgataaatgtataagTTCTTAAAAGATATCTATTAACCTTgccttaataaaaatatttattagtgggaattttcattcttcttttaaccttctttaaatacacttaaaataggtGTGTGTAGTTAATTAGAAGGGTAAATAGGTGTTGAACAAATACGTGATCAGGGGCACCTTTGGAGGTGGTGTTCCTTGAtgaaaggtattttaaaagtgCTCTTTGGCAGTATTTAGGTAATTGTGATTGAGTGAAGCAGTGtttgaggagacagagaaatgtgaagtaaaaatttgaattaaaaattcagttgctCAGTCATACTAGCCACGTTTCAGTTGCTCAATAGCCATACGTGGCTATTGTGTTAGTGAAGATCTAGACATTTCTTGCACCTCAGGAAGTTCTTTTGAGCAGTACTGGTCTAGAGAATTAGGACAGTAATTAGCTTTGGCCTACATGGAGGAGGCACTATTTCCCAGCTgagtttctgtgtgtttttaacCTGTAGAGTTGAATACCTTTGTCACTTTTAAGAAATAGTCTCCAAGGGAGAGTGGACTCTGGTTTAAACATTTATAACTAATAGCATTTTAATTCTTACAGACAGCAACACAAATTGGAATAGAATGGAACCTGTCCCCTGTTGGCAGAGTCACCCCAAAGGAATGGAGAGATCAGTAATCAATCATCCCAGTTGGTATAATACTGAATTGTTTCAAAACCAACTCACAGTTGATGCCAAGTAGAAGCACTGTGCACCCATTAAAATATGGCATGGTTGAAGAAATAAAGTACATTTGAAACCTTTGTTGtcagtttatttcttttgtaatgaaACCAAGCTTGatcacttttcatttatttaaccttACTGTTACTGTTAAAGTCAGATGCTTtacaatttcttaaataatttttcttcctgagGTAGTATGAAAGTAAAATTTGGCTGTCACCTGGAAGTCAGCTATATAGTAGGCTGAAATTACAGTTCATGAATAACTGGTCACAGTTATTTTAGGCACATCTTTGAGTGTCCAGATACTGATTATGCCTACTACTTTTATCTctaatttatgtttatatttggaATTGGTATTAAGTCCTTTTTACTCCTGCCAGGAGAACTTGGGGTGTCACCAGACCCAAGGGAAGAGTGGTCCTATCGAATGAACTCTTAGGATGTCTGAAGATTAGCTAGCTCCTTGGCTCCATTGGCACATTTATCTTAGAGCTTTGggtctttcattgtatttatttaggaTGTTTATGATGCTATTAAAGAATCTgtcaaatatgttttattttcacttatccAGCTACTATCGGTGGTgacatctgcttttggctttcTGTAATTATACCAACTTTTTGATGAATTTATTATCCTGAATTCAATATGACTTTGGATTTTATATGTATGATGCTAACTGAAGAAAAATCTACACCATGTACTTCAGTACTTCCTTGGCTGAAGGTGTAAAAAGCCTCGTGTTTGATAGTGCCGaaataagcagaaaatgaaatttcagtgGAGTAATCTATTTTAGCTAAATTAGAGATTCCTAAATTCACTTACCTATGCATTAAGTTATAAGGTAAATGCCTTTTAGGACTCTCTAAATTTACCTGATGTAGATAAGGTTTTATGCATAACTGAGCATTTGAACAATTTTTACTCAAATGAAATACTAGAAGAATGCTCTCATGGCAATATGTCCTGTTTTCTCATTAAATGCATCAAAGCCAGTAAGTAAGTTCATTGAGTAGGAAAAGTTGAATGTCCTTGCAAAATAAGTGCTTTGAAAGGTTAGTAACTACATGATAGTGCCAGTATTGGATAAAGTTTGAATGAACACTTTATATCATATTTAGAAAGCATGTTAAAATAGGACTGAAGTGTTCAAATGCATGTAACTCTGAAATGTGATTAAGCAAAATAAACGCTTTAAGGAAGTTTCAATGTTCCATTagattatttacctttttattcctgaattgGCATTACTAACGACTACAGGTAATATTCAGTATGATTTGTACCACTTCTTTCAGGTAAGTGATAATTGTCAGCTATACTTACAGGCAAAAAAATACgacctttaaaaatgtctatttgtccATTTTCCAGCATATATGTTGCTTTGTGTGGTAAAACCTGGTGATGGTAGTTGGCATTTTTGAAGAGGCTTTTAGAGCTCAATTTTGTAGTTAATCTTGTCCTGATCAGTAATTCTAAAACTACTTCAGCCCCTGCCAGAAATGAAGCAGTAGTGTAAGTATAAATTAGTGTCGTCACAATGTTCTGACCTTGCAACTTTCCTAGTGTACTGAGAGTCAAAGTCTTATCCTTTCTTTCACAAATGCACCTAATTTATCCCAAAGCACAACACTGAGAGTTCTAATATCTGTTAGAGTTCTAACAATCTATTAGAACTATCTATTGTCAAATTGGTCTGCCCATCAAAAATTCTGTACATTTGAAGAATTTAGGTAAGTGACTTCAGAAGCATTGCCAGTCCTTTAAATGTTACGAATTTTAAAATTAGGGTGAATGTCATAAATCCCATTCTTAAAGTTATGTTAactctgggttttctgttcttttaaattcattgaactcgggcgcctgggtggctcagtcagttcggCGCCTGACTCTTGGTATCCACTCGGgtcatcatgatctcagggttgtgagatcaagccccaggtcaggctcggtgctcagtgggaagcctgcctgtggattctctcccctctgcacctcaggattgcttgtgtgctcgctctctcaaataaatctttaaaaaaataaattcattaaacttATTTAGAACTAGGTACTATAGTAATTGTAGAGGCACCGATAATGAGTTCTCACCCTTGTGACTTGGCTTTATTGGAGATATTAATACCACTTTATAAGCATTTTGGGGGCACCTACTATCAGCACCAGAAAACCTGATTACTTGAAGACATTCCTTCTATTTGAAGGCTCGGTTAAGAGTATAAAACTGTCGTACCCTTGTGCATTGATAAGGGGGTGTAGGGATGATGCACTTAGAGATGTGAGGTGTTTTAGAGTGAGGGAAAGTTTCAATGACTAAGGATGTATATAATAGTATTGCAGCTCATAATCTTTACATAAAAATTAGCTGGTAAATTTGAAACTGATAAAGCTTTATGGTTTCTGACTTTAGTGTATTTCTTTGGAAGCTTAACTGTGTTAATATTGTAGTTACAGATGAACTTGCTAATAATTGGAAGCCCACTTAAAAGCCCTGTTAATTTCATgtgatgtgattttttaaaaaagattttatttattagagagagagcaagagcgtgcacaaacagaggggcagagggaaagagggaaccaGGCTCCCTGTTaaggggccagatcccaggaccatgagatcatgacctgagctgaaggcagacgtttaactgactgagccacctaggtgtcctcACGTGatatgatttttaagattttaaacttGGGGTTGAATTTGTGACTTAAGGTTGTGCACATTGATTGACAATTACAACTTAATGGCTGGGAAGGTTAATAGTCTCGATACTTAATGTGGATGGGTATAGAGGGGGAAGGACTAATTCTTTCTGAAATACTTAATTGTAGGCCTAAAATTTAGATCTGTGGGCAATTTTAAATGTGGCTTGTCAAGGCTTAATAGGAATTTGACAACAGGTGGGATATAATTGGTTTACTTAACAAATATGGTTAGTTTATGCCACTTCCCTAAgccttttacaaatattaatttaatgtttATACTTCATGTACTACTTTGAGTTTGGTAACATTACTAGACTTGAGGGGCGCTTAGGGCATCTGCCTTagtctcaggtcatgacttcagggtcctgggatccagccctgctcagCCCGGAGTgggcttctcctccccctccctctccctctgccccttccccaactcgtgtgctctctctctctctctctctctctaagacaAAATCTATGTAAAAAGGACTTGATACTTTTCTTAGGGAACTGGGTTCAAACGGTTCCAGCTGAAAATATAATCTAATTAATTTCCCCATACATCTCATGACAGATAATCAatgaaaggaaatatgaaaagaCCACATCTCACTGAATTTAGTGAGACGGAGCCTGTTCCTCTTACtgttaatattgtttttaaaaatcttaggattttgcaattttttaaaatgtgaaaatggaaaaacaggattaaaaatacatttttctcaaatgctttctgGATCATTTATTGCATCGTATACATTTTATGCATCTCATTTCTTTCTAAACTTATGGTGGTAGATACACTAATATTCTTTGCATCCTTGGAATCCTCTAGGTTTTTAAGATGATggacaagtgaatggataaatgggcAAGTGGTTCAAAGCTTTAGATTGGCGACATGAAGGTAATGTGAGGTGAGATGCCTGCCCCAACTCCAACACACACGTAAAGgttatgaattaaataaaaagcacgaataaaaagacataacattttttgagataatttttgaaTGGAGGGACGAGTGCCAAGTTCGTAGTTCTGGCATTTTTGCATCCGGAGTTAGGCTACACAGTAAAAACAGCACGTTAATTTCATGCTGGGAAAGGCTGAACTATGCAGAAGATGATTTACGAAGAGGCCTATGGTACTTCATGGCTCGAGGTTAGGAAACTACAGATGACACAAGTTttggtggggttttgttttgttctgtttttggtgaagggggaaaggagggtTCTCCGCTGCGCCAAAAAAGACTTCCATCGGAGGGTGCGTGTCAAcccaggggcagcagggggcgGGAGAAGCTCAACTCTGGGGCTCGCGTCCCTCTTCACGTGACGCGTCCCTCTCTTTGCATCTCAGGCCCTGCTTCCGGCCTGGGCGTCACccggaagtggggggagggaggaaaggacgGGTAAAGGCCTCAGGCCCGGGCGGCAgtgggtggaggaagagaagCCGTGGGAGTGCCACCGCCACCACCGCCGCCGCTGTCCTCGGCGCCGCAGCCGCCTCCCCCCCACGCCGCCACTACAGTTTCTTCTTGGTGCGTGTGAGATTGGAACCTGTGCGTGGATTTGCTGCTGCCACGGACTGCGTAGCTTACGAGGTTTAAccataggaaagaaaaaaccGGTAAGTCCTATATCGGCTTCCTGTCGTTCCCCTTCTACTGCAGAGGTGTTCTGTACTGTCAGTCTCTACTACCGAGTGTAGAGGAGTCATTTTAATCAGGTGCAGTCTCCAAACTCTGACTTCTTCACAGCTCAGGTATTTACCACACTTATGTTTTACCTTCCCAGCAGGGGATAATGGAGGGGAGATTGAGTCCTGACCCATGCCACTTTTCTTGCACCCTCCTGATCATCCAATGGCCCATGTTAACCTAATTAGTTGAAGGTACAAGAACGTCCGTACCCGGTATTAGAAGTCATATGGATTGATGACCATTAATGAAATGatgtcaaaaatattattttgcttcttgctttctcttgGAGCATAAGCTAAACTGAGAGAACACTcttgtttccatttcattttgttcattctgCCCCCTTCCCAGTAAAGATACTCTCCATCCCTGTGGCATCTTTATCTTTGACACTTTGTTGTAGACGTTGAGGTTATCCTAAGCAACACATTTATTGTTTCACAAGTTCATATTTTTagcatctgatttttgttttagagtCTTCATCTACAGTAATATGGTTTTGTATTGAGTCTTAATGTGTGCAGGACATTGAATTGGTGATACTGAGGTGTGGGGGTGGTAGGGGGTATACACAAGAAACAGGACAGAGTCTCTGGCCTCAAATGAGTTATCAGTCAAATTAGTTGAGTTCACTTATGAAGACAGTGGGTTCTAGCAGGCCCACTAATGGAATAGACTGcttatctcatcctttttattaatttttaaaaagattttatttatttaaaagagagggGGAGTGAGCAAGCGTGCAAGCggggagaggagtagagggagagggacaagccggttcagtgctgagtgcagagcccagccagaggtggggctccgtttgcaaccctgagatcctgacctgagccgaaatcaagagtcctcggtttaaccaagtgagccacccaggcgcccctcatcctttttaaaggatattttgaactgagattttatttttgaaactttcttGTGTCTACGTTCATGATATGAGAGGGTGTTTTTTGACTAGAGGGTCTCACAATGTAGGAGGAAAGACAGATATACCCTTTCAATCTCAGTAACATTGTGTATCAGAGAAAGTGTTATGAGAATTCAGGGAAGGGAGCATTTGAGGAGGGCCTTGAAAATGGGTAGGATTTAATTTTGCAGGAATGGGGGTAGGGGAGGGTGTCCCACGTAGAGGAAAAAATATGAGCAAAGGCTTCGGGGCCTGGAAAGATGCAGGACATCCAACAACACATGGTACATCAAAATCCCTATTTCTAACACGGCCACAGCCTCTAAGATATTactattaaaggaaaaaaatacagaatataaaactGGTAAGCTTACAACCATATCCAGCTACCCTCCAGCCAACAAAAAAgcttatatagagaaaaaatacatgaaatgacAAAAAGTGTTAATGTATGAGACTTAATTCTGATGTAAActcaaatttaaaagagaaaaaataaagcttgctgtatattttttatttaagtttttattttaattccagttagttaacatacagtagtatatagtttcaggtgtacaatatagtgatccataACTTCCATACATCATCaagacaagtgcactccttaatcccggTTTTCTATTTACCCCATTCCCtcatctcctcccctctggtaaccataagttctctataattaagagtctgttttttcttgatttgtcgctctctctctctctttttccattttaaatattgctATATTTTAATTCTGATTGACTGTTAGGACTTAAATGTAATTTGGAATCAACTTTTAAATTGCTGGGAATGAATAACATCATTGTCTGAAGCCAGAAGCTGTTCCAGAATTTCCTCAAGgaatttctgcattttcttttctcctccagatTGAGTTCTCTACTAGTCTTCTTAACCTGATAGAAATGATTCTTTTCCAATCTTAGTCTTAGGAAGATCTTTATTCTTGGCCTCTAGGTAGAGTTAGATTAACTAATCCCTCCAAAGATTAGGTTAACATCTCTGATCTCTAATGCAGAAGGttgtttttccttgaaaaatgtatagagaagtaaaatttatttgaaaatgagagagagtgaTGAGCAAAAATAACCCCAACTAACATACTACAGTCTTGACTTCTGTCAGGGCTTTAAGGCAACACATTCCTTTTGTAAATTCCTCATTATAGTTTCTTTtatctacatatttaaaaatatttgacaaactATAATCAAGACTTTTGGCACATCCCAATGagtgaaaataatgtttatttgcCAGTTGGGAAATTAAATTGTAAGGAGAGACTTGTCTGAGGTGATACAGGCACTGGAACAGGTGAGAATAATCTTTGGGAGTTTTGTCTTAAAATTCCCTCTActcatcttttttaaagattttacagaGTTTCGTTTTTAAACCATGGTCTTTCTTAGGACATAAATCAAAATGTAgttggaggggggaggtgggcaggagagaCAGGCAACAGGCCTATTTTGGTTCAATTTACCATCCCAGCAATCATGATTTTTACGAACAAATCTCAGTCTTCAGGTCGATTTAATGTGATATAACTTGCTTACTTGTTGAAGTAGTATGGCAAGAAAATTATCAcgatacttttaaaatgtgttttattaaagTGAAAGGGTAGGATGTTTCTGGTTTCATAAGTATGTCCCTAGTTTCTCCAGCACTGTTAGAAAATTGAAGTGATTTTCATATCTTTGTGGGATTAAATGTGTGGGATATTGGTAGATTACACTAGTTTTCACAGGTAATTCTTTCCTTGAAGGAAAAGAGGATAAAATATCCCCATTTTGAGCCAGTTAGTTGCActttgtttcatgttttctgtcTACATTTAGAATTACACagctatgttttttaaaacctatttttacTCTATAATTCTGTAGTGCAGAagtcccattttccagatatatACTCAGGAATACATTTTCATGATTTACTAACTGAAATTAATGGGTTATTTTCCATCTTAGGGAAATTGTTTTAACTTGGCCATTTAACCttagttgattttgttttgttttaaaaaagtgtttttgttttatgctgTTGTAATTGTTGCTGATCCTGCTTGTGCCTTTGATGTCCCAGCCAAAGATTGGGAGGGAATAATACTGGAATTACTTACCTCGTCCACTCTGACCTGCGAGTTTGCAGGGCGTTGTATATTCTTGGAATTACGAAGAAGATGGTTTCCGCTCTCTTGAGTGTTCGTCTGAAGTGTGCTACCTGCCATTCAGGAGAGAGCATTAAGAGGGCTTCTGTTAAGACCTGAAAACCTGTCATCAGAGATataagaacagagagaaagaattccaCAGTGGAGagctctttaaagaaaattctcaggACTGTTTAGAATAAATTTGTAgctgacttctattttttttcttaaagattttatttatttgacagagagagagacagccagcgagagagggaacacaagcagggggagtgggagaggaagaagcaggctcccagcggaagagcctgaggtggggccggatcccagaactctgggatcacgccctaagccaaaggcagacacttaaagactgagccacccaggcgcccctgtagctgACTTCTAGTGTCATGAGGATACTTAAGGGTTGATCCTTGAGCTAACAAAAGGTTACAAAGAGCTTGGTTATAAAGGAGTTCCAAGTGTTATCTCCTTTGTTGATCCTCGCACTTTCAAtggtaagaaaaaaaggaggtatCTATTTTTTTTGGTGATAATAAGATTATTTGCTCTAAGAATTCTAATTGAGTTattaaatcaatcaataataaTGCTattaaggggtgcctgtgtggctcactcgattaagtgtccgactcttgatctcagctcaggtcttgatttcagggttgtgagttcaagccttgtgttgggctccatgcccagtggaaaaaaaaaaaaaaagaaagatgaataacctaacaaaaaatggaaaaatagaaaaaaataaaataataatgctattaatataaagtatattgtattgattattaataaatatttttaaaacactactattaatattaaattatttggaTACAACCAGTTTCATTTTGGCcagtaaattctttctctccttttactaTGCCATTTTACTGTTAATTCTAAATATCAGTTTTTAGGTTAGATTTATAACCACAATATCttggtattaatttatttttttttaagattttatttattagagagaaagagtttgaGGGAACGAGTGGGATGAtagtcagagggagaagtggactccctgtggagcagggaggccGACTCAGGATTCAattccaggaccatgggatcacgacctgagccgaaggcagatgcttaaccaactgagccacccaggcgctcttgGTATTAATTCCTAATCACACCTGTAAGTGGGTTTTTACATATTAGCAATCACATTGGTGTCATATATCTTCAAGTATTGTCCATCTAAAGCAGAGTGTTTTATCTGTCTCCTCTGTTTCTAGCTAAGTGATTGTAGGATGAATTTTAGTAGCCTTAAATTCATTGTATGATgatggaaaaaagaata
This window harbors:
- the LOC100475526 gene encoding cytochrome c oxidase subunit 7B, mitochondrial; translated protein: MFPMARTALSRLRVQSIPQTMARQSHQKRTPDFHDKYGNAVLASGATFCIAVWAYTATQIGIEWNLSPVGRVTPKEWRDQ